Within Oncorhynchus keta strain PuntledgeMale-10-30-2019 chromosome 30, Oket_V2, whole genome shotgun sequence, the genomic segment TCAATAGTAGTCTTTAGTAGAAGTCATCAATACTAGTCTTTAGTAGAAGTCATCAATAGTAGTCTTTAGTAGAAGTCATCAATAGTAGTCTTTAGAAGTAGTCTTTAGTATAAGTCATCAATAGTAGTCTTTAGTAGAAGTCATCAATAGTAGTCTTTAGAAGTAGTCTAGTAAAAGTCATCAATAGTAGTCTTTAGAAGTAGTCTAGTAAAAGTCATCAATACTAGTCTTTAGTAGAAGTCATCAATACTAGTCTTTAGTAGAAGTCATCAATAGTAGTCTTTAGTAGAAGTCATCAATAGTAGTCTTTAGTAGAAGTCATCAATAGTAGTCTTTAGTAGAAGTCATCAATAGTAGTCTTTAGTAGAAGTCATCAATACTAGTCTTTAGTAGAAGTCATCAATAGTAGTCTTTAGTAGAAGTCATCAATAGTAGTCTTTAGTAGAAGTCATCAATAGTAGTCTTTAGTAGAAGTCATCAATAGTAGTCTTTAGTAGAAGTCATCAATAGTAGTCTTTAGTAGAAGTCATCAATACTAGTCTTTAGTAGAAGTCATCAATACTAGTCTTTAGTAGAAGTCATCAATAGTAGTCTTTAGTAGAAGTCATCAATAGTAGTCTTTAGTAGAAGTCATCAATAGTAGTCTTTAGTAGAAGTCATCAATACTAGTCTTTAGTAGAAGTCATCAATACTAGTCTTTAGTAGAAGTCATCAATAGTAGTCTTTAGAAGTAGTCTTTAGTAGAAGTCATTGATAGTAGTCTTTAGAAGTTGTCTTTAGTAGTAGTCTTTAGAAGTAGTCTTTAGAAGTAGTCTTTAGAAGTTGTCTTTAGAAGTTGTCTTTAGTAGAAGTCATCGATAGTAGTCTTTAGAAGTAGTCTTTAGAAGTAGTCTTTAAAAGTAGTCTTCAGTAGTAGTCTTCAGTAGGAGTCTTTAGAAGTAGTCTTTGGATGTAGTATTCAGTAGTAGTCTTTAGAAGTAGTCTTTAGAAGTAGTCTTCAGTAGTAGTCTTCAGTAGTAGTCTTCAGTAGTGGTCTTTAGAAGGAGTCTTCAGTAGTAGAGGACCAAACACAGTCCGGCAGCTAAGTGGGCAAGCCAGCACCCTTCACATCATAGTTACTCTTACTTTTAAAGGATTCTAACAGTACAATAGAAAACTTACACAAGGCGttggagagaaagatgagagagggagagacaaagaaagatGATAAAGAGTAAATAAACACCAAGATTGCGGGATTGATCTATCCCTTATTATGTACCCCATTGTACTCCCCCAGTTAGTGTGCATACAGTAGCTTCACTTTTCACTGCTTGTTGACCTTTGTTCTTCCATTGTGTTTTTACTGGTCATGATGTTGATGAATCCTGTTCATCATTATTGTTTCATCACTTCTATACTTCATGTGTAGAAAAACACCTTGGCACCAGCTAGGCTCCTTCACAGTTTGTTTTAGTGCAGTgattccactccctccctccatccctcgctGGGCTGGCCTGAGGGTTAGCTGCCATGGTGCTCTTTTAGCTCTTTTGTCTTCACCAGAATATTAGACCTGGAGACAGATAGGAGGGAAAATGTAGGTGGTTTTAACAAGCTAAGACTATGTCACTCATTAGACTACATCACTGACTCATTAGGTTACATCACTGACTCATTAAGTTACATCACTGACTCATTAGGTTACATCACTGACTCATTAGGTTACATCACTGACTCATTAGGTTACATCACTGACTCATTAGATTACATCACTGACTCATTAGGTTACATCACTGGCTCATTAGGCGACATCACTGACTCATTAGGTTACATCACTGACTCATTAGATTACATCACTGACTCATTAGATTACATCACTGACTCATTAGGTTACATCACTGACTCATTAGGTTACATCACTGACTCATTAGATTACATCACTGACTCATTAGGTTACATCACTGACTCATTAGGTTACATCACTGACTCATTAGGTTACATCACTGACTCATTAGGTTACATCACTGACTCATTAGGCTACATCAATGACTCATTAGGTTACATCACTGACTCATTAGATTACATCACTGACTCATTAGGTTACATCACTGACTCATTAGGTTACATCACTGACTCATTAGGTTACATCACTGACTCATTAGGTTACATCACTGACTCATTAGATTACATCACTGACTCATTAGGTTACATCACTGACTCATTAGGTTACATCAATGACTCATTAGGTTACATCACTGACTCATTAGATTACATCACTGACTCATTAGATTACATCACTGACTCATTAGGTTACATCACTGACTCATTAGGTTACATCACTGACTCATTAGGTTACATCACTGACTCATTAGGTTACATCAATGACTCATTAGGTTACATCACTGACTCATTAGATTACATCACTGACTCATTAGGTTACATCACTGACTCATTAGGTTACATCACTGACTCATTAGGTTACATCACTGACTCATTAGGCTACATCACTGATTCATTAGGTTACATCACTGACTTGTTAGGCTACATCACTGACTCATTAGGCTACATCACTGACTCATTAGGTTACATCACTGACTCATTAGGCTACTGACTCATTAGATTACATCACTGATTTATTAGATTACATCACTGACTCATTGGGTTACATCACTGACTCATTATGTTACATCACTGATATCTGTCATACCTGAGTGCTTTCCATCTGTCCTTCTCCACCTGGTTCTCTGGGCTCTCACTCTCATAGGATGCCAGGTAGAGGCCTAGGGATGAAATGAATAAATATATATGATATGTGACTATAATGTTTAACTGTAATGTGTGATTAAATGTTTTTACTTCAAGACTCATGTTAGGTGAGACCGTGTCTTACCGTCCTCACTGAAGATGGGAGCagtgtggaggtagtggaggatgCTCCTGTCTGTCTCAAACGGACACTCTATCTGTTTCCATGTCATAAACTCTCCCACCTGGCGAGCCAATTCCATAAATTTCTGAAAACAAAATAAGaaagcagagagagtgagagagagagagagagagagagagagagagagagagagacagagagagagagagacagagagacagagagagagacagagagagagagagagagagagagagagagagagagagagagagagagagagagagagagagagagagagagagagagagagagagagagagagagagagagagagagagagagagagagagagagagagagagagagagagagagagagagagagagattgctttAGCAATGTAAACATATTTACCATACCAATAAAGCCAttggaattgaattgagagagtacAATCCACATTTGTACGTATTAGTATGAACTTTTCAGCCTTACCGCAAAATGTACATGGCCGTTGGGCAAGCGGTTGGCACATCCCTCATTCAGGAAGTATATGTCTTTGATCAATAGGCTGAAGAAGGGAATAACAATctaagaaaaagagagagagagttaatgatGTGTGTCCTTGGTTTCAGTGCATGAGTAGGGGTCAGGTAAGGATAGTTACAAAGTGAATGATGGCCTGTACCTTCTCCCTGATGCTATTAGCAGTCTGGGACCTGTGGACGGCTCCCCTAAGTGCTGTTCTGTAGTTGTAGAAGTTTCCAGTAGGGTCCATCTGATGCTGTATAGTAAAATAATATTATTAtagtaaaataataatatattagtcaaatgaaataaaaatgtaattgtcACATGCGCaaaatacaacagaccttaccattaaatgcttacttacaagcccagtTATAAGAAAGTAGagtgaagaaaatatttactaaataaattaaagtaaaaaaagacaataaaataacaataatgaggctatatacaggggcaatcatgaggaccgccaaaggaatggaagaaccagagttacctctgcttcagaggataagttcaatagagttacctctgctacagaggataagttcattagagttacctctgctacagaggataagttcaatagagttacctctgcttcagaggataagttcattagagttacctctgcttcagaggataagttcaatagagttacctctgctacataggataagttcaatagagttacctctgctacagaggataagttcaatagagttacctctgctacataGGATAAGTTCAATAGAGTTACCTCTgttacagaggataagttcaatagagttacctctgctacagaggataagttcattagagttacctctgcttcagaggataagttcattagagttacctctgcttcagaggataagttcattagagttacctctgctacagaggataagttcattagagttacctctgcttcagaggataagttcaatagagttacctctgctacagaggataagttcattagagttacctctgcttcagaggataagttcaatagagttacctctgctacagaggataagttcattagagttacctctgcttcagaggataagttcattagagttacctctgctacagaggataagttcattagagttacctctgctacagaggataagttcattagagttacctctgctacagaggataagttcattagagttacctctgctacagaggataagttcattagagttacctctgctacagaggataagttcattagagttacctctgctacagaggataagttcattagagttacctctgctacagaggataagttcattagagttacctctgctacagaggataagttcattagagttacttctgcttcagaggataagttcaatagagttacctctgctacataggataagttcaatagagttacctctgctacagaggataagttcattagagttacttctgctacagaggataagttcattagagttacctctgctacagaggataagttcaatagagttacctctgcttcagaggataagttcaatagagttacctctgctacataggataagttcaatagagttacctctgctacagaggataagttcattagagttacttctgctacagaggataagttcattagagttacctctgctacagaggataagttcattagagttacctctgctacagaggataagttcaatagagttacctctgctacagaggataagttcattagagttacctctgctacagaggataagttcattagagttacctctgcttaagaggataagttcaatagagttacctctgctgcagaggataagttcaatagagttacctctgctacagaggataagttcattagaattacctCTGCTAcataggataagttcattagagttacctctgctacagaggataagttcattagagttacctctgctacagaggataagttcattagagttacctctgctacagaggataagttcattagagttacctctgctacagaggataagttcattagagttacctctgctacagaggataagttcattagagttacctctgctacagaggataagttcattagagttacctctgctacagaggataaggtcattagagttacctctgctacagaggataagttcattagagttacctctgctgcagaggataagttcattagggGTACCAGCCTCAGaagttgcagcccaaataaatgcttaacagagttcaagtaacagacacatctcaacatcaactgttcagaggagactgcatgattcaggccttcatggtcgaattgctgcaatgaaacgactactaaaggacaccaataataagaagagacttgcttgggccaagaaacatgagcaatggacattagactggtggaaatatgtcctttggtctgatgagtccaaatttgagatttttgtttccaacctcCGTGTcgttgtgagacgcagagtaggtgaacgggaATTTCTGCGTGTGCGGTTCccgccgtgaagcatggaggaggaggtgtgatggtgtggggttacTTTGCTggtatttataattcaaggcacacttaaacagcatggctaccacagcattctgcagcgatacgccatcccatctggtttgtgcttagtgggactatcatttgtgaggacaggacagtgacccaaaacacaccttgagatggtttgggatgagtttaacaattcatcccaaaccaaaGAACAATGAACTTTAACAACTActgtttaataataataacaacaatgaaATCATACAAATTCTAACAAGGTATATATCTAAGGCTGTGCTGGTTGGCTAGTCTTACCTCCAGGATGAAGAACTTGGCAGTCTTGGCTTTACCCCATGTCTTCTTCAACCGAGACACAGGACTCATATTCATACCAGCTAGAGGAGCAGACACAAGTCAAATATCGGTGTTTTGCCAAATATAGTAGTATTTGGGTCATGTATGATGTACTCACAGATGATGGCCATGAGGGAGTTGAAATTGCCAATGTTGAAGCACTCTCTGGCCACGTCGATGAAGAACTCAATCACCTGGGCTCTCTGTTTCTTCTTAGCAGGCTGAGAGGAGATAGACACAGGCTGCTAGTAGGATATAATGGATGTAAATGACATGCAAAATAATACAGTATTTGTCCCCAGGGCCCGTATCTAgtatcagttttgccttttagatcataatgaataggaTTATATGGAGAGGTTGGGACCTGATCCTTGATcatcactcctactctgagacgctttgtggataCAGGCCCTGGTCTGGGAAGAAAGTATCAATGCCTCACAAAAGGGTATAGGAGTGTAGTAATGTTACATGGCCAGCAGGTGACACTAAAGAACCATGAATGAATCATCAACCTCAGTGAGGAAAGactggcataatataatatatcataatacatgccatttagcagacgtttttatccgaagggacttacagtcatgcatgcatacatgctTACATATGGGTGGCcacgggaatcaaacccacagcgCTTACATCacaaacaccatgctctaccaaatgagcAATACGGGACCAGAACGAAGAGAATAACGTGAATTTACGTCATTTACCATACAGATCTCAGTAGCTACCAGGTAGCACAGCCTGTTGAACCACCTGACATAAGCCTCCAGGTTAGTGGTCTTCTTCTTCTGCTCACTGAAACACGGCTGCTGGGACACAAACACAGAATACTGCAAATCAGGACCAgacagggcctctctctctctctctctctctctctctctctctctctctctctctctctctctctctctctctcgctctgtcctttctgtcattctctctgtctctcttttccctctctctctctctctctctctctctctctctctctctctctctctctctctctctctctctctctctcttttcaaaaAGTAAACAAATGATTTACACAACGGTGTACTATAATGTTATTCCCACTGAAAAGGTTTTGATATGCAGTATATTATACTATACCTGAGTGCTATCTAGTGGGTCTTTCTGAACAAAGGCTTGGACAAACTCCTCAGGACCGATATAACTGAGATGTTcctgaaacagagagagcagagtagagctACATGGCCGTGCATATTAACTAGATTCATCTCAGTAATAGAAGCCAAGCAATACAGGAAGTCATGAATCATTGAGAAATCTCACATTCCATTAAAGCAACAGCTGAACCCTGGTATGCACAGGCTAAGCAACGCAAATCAAAAATACACAAACATAAGAAAACACACATACTATGTCACTGTTGTTATATCAACAAAGAGAATCACCCACAGCTACAGTACATCTTCACCCACAGATTGACCCAAACTCTGAAAGGAATGCAGCTAAGAGATCTGTCACAAATCTGTCCCAACATTTAGTGGGAGCCCAAAGTAAGCCGCTTCCCCTTccctcaccctgtgtgtgtgtgtgtgtgtgtg encodes:
- the LOC118363952 gene encoding ras-GEF domain-containing family member 1C-like isoform X2; translation: MPQTVFPAAGTMFTPSGFSPHLASTCSEADPEEEGPQEARGPGACVADGPPITSASLDTLIQHLVPTTDYYPEKAYVFTFLLCARLFISPPELLARLCDTCIKQQQLDQSPMDTAKVRKFGPKILQLLTEWTETFPTDFREEKMVGLFKDIIHRIAPCDEAYWKTLNQVLQTLNQKLAAIAQGEESIVKVNASSVSSISDKLVGFKTKPPPIQKDILSICNDPYTLAQQLTHVELEHLSYIGPEEFVQAFVQKDPLDSTQPCFSEQKKKTTNLEAYVRWFNRLCYLVATEICMPAKKKQRAQVIEFFIDVARECFNIGNFNSLMAIISGMNMSPVSRLKKTWGKAKTAKFFILEHQMDPTGNFYNYRTALRGAVHRSQTANSIREKIVIPFFSLLIKDIYFLNEGCANRLPNGHVHFAKFMELARQVGEFMTWKQIECPFETDRSILHYLHTAPIFSEDGLYLASYESESPENQVEKDRWKALRSNILVKTKELKEHHGS
- the LOC118363952 gene encoding ras-GEF domain-containing family member 1C-like isoform X1, with translation MPQTVFPAAGTMFTPSGFSPHLASTCSEADPEEEGPQEARGPGACVADGPPITSASLDTLIQHLVPTTDYYPEKAYVFTFLLCARLFISPPELLARLCDTCIKQQQLDQSPMDTAKVRKFGPKILQLLTEWTETFPTDFREEKMVGLFKDIIHRIAPCDEAYWKTLNQVLQTLNQKLAAIAQGEESIVKVNASSVSSISDKLVGFKTKPPPIQKDILSICNDPYTLAQQLTHVELEHLSYIGPEEFVQAFVQKDPLDSTQQPCFSEQKKKTTNLEAYVRWFNRLCYLVATEICMPAKKKQRAQVIEFFIDVARECFNIGNFNSLMAIISGMNMSPVSRLKKTWGKAKTAKFFILEHQMDPTGNFYNYRTALRGAVHRSQTANSIREKIVIPFFSLLIKDIYFLNEGCANRLPNGHVHFAKFMELARQVGEFMTWKQIECPFETDRSILHYLHTAPIFSEDGLYLASYESESPENQVEKDRWKALRSNILVKTKELKEHHGS